The Helicobacter pylori genome includes a window with the following:
- a CDS encoding amino acid ABC transporter permease (The N-terminal region of this protein, as described by TIGR01726, is a three transmembrane segment that identifies a subfamily of ABC transporter permease subunits, which specificities that include histidine, arginine, glutamine, glutamate, L-cystine (sic), the opines (in Agrobacterium) octopine and nopaline, etc.) — MGVLLELDNLKRLLEGFETTLLIALSSAVISIIVGMLLGSLMAFGSKIMVLACRVYLESIRIIPLLAWLFIVYFGLASWFDLHISAVLASVIVFSLWGGAEMMDLTRGVLTSVSKHQVESALALGMDSKRVVFNVIFPQSFLSLLPSSLNLFTRMIKTTALVSLIGAIDLLKVGQQIIELNLLRMPNASFVVYGVILMFYFSLCYSLSLYSSYLEKKFQYIRG; from the coding sequence ATGGGAGTTTTGTTAGAGTTAGACAACCTTAAGCGTTTGTTAGAAGGGTTTGAAACCACTCTTTTGATCGCTCTTAGCTCTGCGGTTATTTCAATCATTGTTGGAATGCTTTTGGGGAGCTTGATGGCGTTTGGCTCTAAAATAATGGTTTTGGCGTGTCGTGTGTATTTAGAAAGCATTCGCATCATCCCGCTTTTAGCATGGCTTTTTATTGTGTATTTTGGGTTAGCGAGCTGGTTTGATTTGCATATTAGCGCCGTTTTAGCGAGCGTTATTGTTTTTAGCTTGTGGGGTGGTGCTGAAATGATGGATTTAACCAGAGGGGTTTTAACTTCCGTGAGCAAACACCAAGTAGAAAGCGCTCTGGCTTTAGGCATGGATTCAAAAAGGGTGGTTTTTAACGTTATTTTCCCTCAAAGCTTTTTGTCTTTATTGCCCTCAAGCCTTAATTTATTCACGCGCATGATTAAAACCACAGCCTTAGTCTCTCTCATTGGAGCGATTGATTTGTTAAAAGTGGGCCAACAAATCATAGAGCTTAACCTCTTACGCATGCCCAATGCGAGCTTTGTGGTTTATGGCGTTATCTTAATGTTTTATTTTAGTTTATGCTATAGTTTGAGCCTGT
- a CDS encoding amino acid ABC transporter permease, whose product MALDWDFMFHSIPMFLKGLELTLYISFFGILLSLLVGFLCAIILYFKTRFISPIVYIYGEIARNTPLLIQLFFLYYGLNEIGLSALECAILALGFLGGGYMSQSFLLGFKSLASIQKESALSLGFSPLKMMYYIILPQSLSVSMPSIGANVIFLLKETSVVGAIALTDIMFVAKDFIGIYYKTTESLLMLSLTYLIALLPLSVLFVILERFFKKKVA is encoded by the coding sequence ATGGCATTAGATTGGGATTTTATGTTTCACTCCATCCCTATGTTTCTTAAGGGGTTAGAACTCACGCTTTATATTTCTTTTTTTGGGATTTTGCTCTCTCTTTTGGTGGGGTTTTTGTGCGCGATCATTTTGTATTTTAAAACGCGCTTTATCTCCCCTATTGTCTATATCTATGGCGAAATCGCTAGGAACACGCCCCTGCTCATCCAGCTTTTCTTTTTGTATTACGGGTTGAATGAAATCGGTTTGAGCGCTTTAGAGTGTGCGATTTTAGCGTTAGGGTTTTTGGGTGGGGGGTATATGAGTCAGAGTTTTTTGCTTGGGTTTAAAAGCTTAGCTTCCATTCAAAAAGAAAGCGCTTTGAGTTTAGGGTTTAGCCCTTTGAAAATGATGTATTACATCATTTTGCCTCAAAGTTTAAGCGTTTCTATGCCTTCTATAGGGGCGAATGTGATCTTTTTACTCAAAGAAACTTCTGTGGTGGGCGCGATAGCCCTAACCGATATTATGTTTGTGGCGAAAGATTTTATTGGCATTTATTATAAAACGACTGAAAGCCTTTTGATGTTAAGCCTCACTTATTTGATCGCTTTACTCCCTTTAAGCGTTTTGTTTGTGATTTTAGAGCGTTTTTTTAAAAAGAAAGTGGCTTAA
- a CDS encoding carbon starvation CstA family protein has translation MVKQPLNGENMQKSLVSLAWVFAAILGAICLGVLALHKGESVNTLWLVVASACIYSIGYRFYSHFIAYRVLKLDDNRATPACVRNDGRDFVPTDKAITFGHHFAAIAGAGPLVGPILAAQMGYLPSILWILIGSVLGGCVHDFVVLFASIRRDGKSLGEMIKLEMGQFVGMIASLGILGIMLIIIAILAMVVVKALAHSPWGFFTIAMTIPIAILMGLYMRFFRPHKILEVSVIGFILLIIAIYAGKYVSLDPKLASIFTFDASSLAWMIMGYGFVASILPVWFLLAPRDYLSTFLKIGVIGVLVVAIIFVAPPLQIPKITPFVDGSGPVFAGSVFPFLFITVACGTISGFHALISSGTTPKMLAKESDARLVGYGSMVMESVVALMALVCAGILHPGLYFAINSPEVSIGKDIADAASVISSWGFSISAEEIREMTKNIGESSILSRTGGAPTFAIGLAMIVYHILGDPSVMAFWYHFAILFEALFILTAVDAGTRTARFMIQDLLGNVYKPLGNLSSYKAGIFATLLCVAGWGYFLYQGTIDPKGGIYTLWPLFGVSNQMLAGMALLLVTVVLFKMGRFKGAMVSALPAVLILFITFYSGILKVMPKSDDSVLNNVSHVAQMQIIKEKMATTTDEKALKTLQKSFFNHAIDAILCVFFMLVALLVLIVSVRICSNAYFKNQIYPPLAETPYIKAA, from the coding sequence ATGGTTAAACAACCATTAAATGGAGAGAACATGCAAAAAAGTTTAGTTTCTTTGGCTTGGGTTTTTGCCGCTATTTTAGGGGCGATCTGTTTAGGGGTGTTAGCCTTACACAAGGGCGAGAGCGTTAACACGCTATGGCTTGTAGTAGCGAGCGCTTGCATTTATAGCATAGGCTATCGTTTTTATAGCCATTTTATCGCTTATAGGGTGTTAAAGCTAGATGACAACAGAGCCACGCCCGCATGCGTAAGGAATGATGGCAGGGATTTTGTGCCAACCGATAAAGCGATCACTTTTGGGCATCATTTCGCCGCTATTGCTGGGGCTGGCCCTTTAGTAGGCCCGATACTAGCCGCTCAAATGGGTTACTTGCCCTCTATCTTATGGATTTTGATAGGCTCGGTTTTAGGGGGTTGCGTGCATGATTTTGTGGTGCTTTTTGCTTCCATTAGGCGCGATGGCAAGTCTTTAGGCGAAATGATCAAGCTTGAAATGGGTCAATTTGTAGGCATGATCGCAAGTCTTGGTATTTTAGGGATCATGCTCATTATCATTGCGATTTTAGCGATGGTGGTGGTGAAGGCTTTAGCGCATTCGCCTTGGGGCTTTTTTACGATTGCAATGACTATTCCCATTGCGATTCTTATGGGGCTTTACATGCGGTTTTTCAGGCCTCATAAGATTTTAGAAGTTTCTGTTATTGGCTTTATCTTATTGATTATAGCGATTTATGCGGGTAAATATGTTTCTTTAGATCCTAAATTAGCGTCAATATTCACCTTTGATGCCAGTTCTTTAGCGTGGATGATCATGGGCTATGGTTTTGTGGCTTCTATCTTACCGGTATGGTTTTTACTCGCTCCACGAGATTATTTAAGCACTTTTTTAAAAATTGGCGTTATAGGGGTGTTGGTTGTGGCTATTATTTTTGTCGCTCCGCCTTTACAAATCCCTAAAATCACGCCCTTTGTAGATGGCAGTGGGCCTGTGTTTGCAGGAAGCGTGTTCCCTTTCTTGTTTATCACGGTGGCTTGCGGGACGATTAGCGGTTTTCATGCTTTAATTTCTTCAGGCACGACCCCTAAAATGCTCGCTAAAGAAAGCGACGCAAGGCTAGTGGGTTATGGTTCTATGGTGATGGAGAGCGTTGTGGCTCTTATGGCGTTGGTGTGTGCAGGGATTTTACACCCAGGGCTTTATTTCGCTATCAATTCTCCAGAAGTGAGCATCGGTAAAGATATAGCTGATGCGGCTTCAGTGATTAGCTCATGGGGGTTTAGCATCAGCGCTGAAGAAATCCGTGAGATGACCAAAAACATCGGCGAAAGCTCCATTTTGAGCCGCACCGGTGGGGCGCCCACTTTTGCGATCGGTTTAGCGATGATTGTGTATCACATTTTAGGGGATCCAAGCGTGATGGCGTTTTGGTACCATTTTGCGATTTTGTTTGAAGCTTTGTTCATTTTAACCGCTGTGGATGCTGGCACACGAACCGCTCGTTTTATGATCCAGGATTTGCTCGGTAATGTTTATAAACCTTTGGGTAATCTTAGCTCTTATAAGGCTGGGATTTTTGCCACTCTTTTGTGTGTGGCAGGGTGGGGGTATTTCTTGTATCAAGGCACGATCGATCCTAAAGGGGGGATTTATACGCTATGGCCTTTATTTGGCGTGAGCAATCAGATGTTAGCGGGTATGGCGTTGTTGTTGGTTACGGTGGTGTTGTTTAAAATGGGGCGTTTTAAGGGGGCGATGGTAAGTGCCTTGCCGGCAGTTTTGATTTTATTTATCACTTTTTATAGCGGTATTTTAAAAGTAATGCCAAAGAGTGATGATAGCGTGCTTAATAACGTTTCGCATGTGGCGCAAATGCAAATCATCAAAGAAAAAATGGCTACCACTACCGATGAAAAAGCGCTAAAAACGCTCCAAAAATCCTTTTTTAACCACGCTATTGATGCGATTTTGTGCGTATTTTTCATGCTTGTAGCGCTATTGGTTTTAATAGTGAGCGTTAGGATTTGCTCAAACGCTTATTTTAAAAATCAAATTTACCCGCCACTGGCTGAAACGCCCTATATCAAAGCCGCTTGA